The Gillisia sp. Hel_I_86 genome has a segment encoding these proteins:
- a CDS encoding arsenite methyltransferase, producing the protein MKNEQELKNIVKERYTKIAEQGKAENASSCCGATTPSNKVYNIMMDDYSETKGYIEDADLGLGCGLPTQFAKINTGDTVIDLGSGAGNDCFVARHEAGVEGKVIGIDFTPIMIEKARANAEKLGYNNVEFREGDIDAMPISDSVADVIVSNCVLNLVPDKQKVIGEIFRVLKPGGHFSISDIVLIGNLPETLKEDAEMYAGCVAGAIQRTDYLQTIQDNGFQNITIQKEKPITIPDDILSKYLTSEQVNDFNKGETGIFSITVYAEKPGEKNKNPKVNLSEIEISNGCLPNTNCC; encoded by the coding sequence ATGAAAAACGAACAAGAATTAAAAAATATCGTTAAGGAACGCTATACCAAGATCGCTGAACAAGGAAAAGCAGAAAATGCTTCGTCTTGTTGTGGCGCCACTACTCCATCAAACAAAGTATATAATATTATGATGGATGATTATTCCGAAACCAAAGGATATATTGAAGATGCAGATTTAGGCTTAGGTTGCGGATTACCAACTCAGTTTGCAAAAATCAACACAGGTGATACTGTAATCGATTTAGGTTCCGGAGCCGGAAATGATTGTTTTGTTGCAAGGCACGAAGCTGGGGTAGAAGGAAAAGTAATTGGAATCGATTTCACACCAATTATGATTGAAAAAGCCAGAGCAAACGCAGAAAAACTCGGATATAATAATGTTGAGTTTAGAGAAGGCGATATTGATGCAATGCCAATAAGTGATAGTGTTGCCGATGTAATTGTAAGTAATTGTGTTTTAAATTTAGTTCCTGATAAACAAAAAGTAATAGGAGAAATTTTTAGGGTTTTAAAACCCGGGGGACATTTTAGCATTTCTGATATCGTCTTGATAGGAAACCTGCCAGAAACTTTAAAAGAAGATGCAGAAATGTATGCTGGTTGTGTGGCCGGGGCAATTCAAAGAACAGATTATTTACAAACGATACAAGATAACGGTTTCCAAAATATAACTATTCAGAAAGAAAAACCCATTACAATTCCAGATGATATTCTAAGTAAATACCTCACTTCAGAACAAGTCAATGATTTTAATAAGGGAGAAACAGGAATTTTTAGTATTACCGTGTATGCAGAAAAACCAGGAGAAAAAAATAAAAACCCAAAAGTAAATCTTTCTGAAATTGAAATTTCCAATGGTTGTTTACCAAACACAAATTGTTGTTAA
- a CDS encoding ArsR/SmtB family transcription factor → MGLTKTEMFTDQQNQISVFAKVFGHPARVAILQQLFKTDTCYCGDLVNEIGLTQPTISQHLKELKHLGLIKGNVEGTSVCYCIDTENWTKMKAAMLQFLNQDISNKEDCC, encoded by the coding sequence ATGGGATTAACCAAAACAGAAATGTTCACAGACCAGCAAAACCAAATCTCGGTTTTTGCAAAGGTTTTCGGACATCCGGCAAGAGTGGCAATTTTACAACAACTCTTTAAAACAGACACTTGCTATTGCGGGGATTTGGTCAACGAAATTGGATTGACCCAACCTACGATTTCACAACATTTAAAAGAACTGAAACATTTAGGACTAATTAAAGGAAATGTTGAAGGCACTAGCGTTTGCTATTGCATCGACACCGAAAATTGGACTAAAATGAAAGCGGCAATGTTGCAATTTCTAAATCAAGATATTTCTAATAAAGAAGATTGTTGTTAA
- a CDS encoding N-acetylmuramoyl-L-alanine amidase yields the protein MFGQETVTHKRILIDVGHGGKDSGAIGINGIEEKDIVLDIALGILSLNEKSGTPRDIYLTRYSDTLISLSDRTKLAKALKAGLFISLHCNHSDNPNARGVEIYVANSTSQYSKDATWLAFQLQAALNKELGFESRGVKFFDFQVLRETVDYCPSVLLELGFLSNLDES from the coding sequence ATGTTTGGTCAGGAAACTGTAACTCATAAAAGAATACTTATTGATGTTGGACACGGTGGAAAAGATTCCGGTGCAATCGGAATTAATGGCATTGAAGAAAAGGATATTGTCCTCGATATTGCTCTGGGAATTTTGAGCCTTAACGAAAAGTCGGGAACACCAAGGGATATCTATTTGACAAGATATAGTGATACGCTTATTTCATTATCGGATAGGACTAAACTAGCGAAGGCTCTAAAAGCAGGTTTGTTTATTTCGTTGCATTGTAACCATTCCGATAACCCGAATGCTAGAGGTGTTGAAATATATGTGGCAAACTCCACTTCACAATATTCAAAGGATGCCACTTGGTTGGCTTTTCAATTGCAAGCTGCGCTTAATAAGGAATTGGGATTTGAAAGTAGGGGAGTGAAGTTTTTCGATTTTCAGGTGCTTCGGGAAACTGTTGATTATTGTCCTTCCGTGCTTTTGGAATTGGGGTTTTTATCCAATCTTGATGAATCATAA
- a CDS encoding Arm DNA-binding domain-containing protein, whose translation MQSTFSTLFYPRGNDIDKNGNAPIHLRITVNGKRSEFSIKRKTPFKKWNSNAGKLRGNGQAGTGKPSFCHQNTCVKKRHPKSATWQTPW comes from the coding sequence ATGCAATCCACATTCTCCACCCTATTTTATCCTCGAGGAAATGACATAGATAAAAATGGTAATGCCCCTATACACCTAAGAATTACAGTTAATGGAAAGCGAAGTGAATTTAGTATAAAAAGAAAAACACCTTTTAAAAAATGGAATTCGAACGCTGGGAAACTTCGAGGGAACGGACAAGCCGGTACGGGAAAACCAAGCTTTTGCCACCAAAATACTTGCGTTAAAAAACGACATCCGAAAAGTGCAACGTGGCAAACTCCTTGGTAA
- a CDS encoding bifunctional folylpolyglutamate synthase/dihydrofolate synthase, whose product MFQRLPMYQHVGADAFKKNLFNIISFSEFLGNPHKDFKAVHVAGTNGKGSTSHMLASILQEAGYKVGLYTSPHLTDFRERIKINGKEISENEVVTFIDSNKSYLENNKLSFFEMTVGMAFSYFSKKKVDIAVIEVGLGGRLDSTNIINPILSIITNIGLDHTDMLGNTLAEIAAEKAGIIKPNTPVVIGEFQEETFPVFQKIAKNRSAEIVVASKETIELETDLKGDYQKKNSKTTYVAVQLLQSKGFKVSSDNIRRGLSSVVANTGLQGRWQQIHEHPKAICDTAHNKEGLKYVISQLERESYKQLHMVLGFVSDKKLEDVLALFPVDANYYFCKPNIPRGLDEEILFKQTLQFGLKGNTYKSVKQAYQAALCNANKEDLIFIGGSTFVVAAVLKADFLDI is encoded by the coding sequence ATGTTTCAGCGGTTGCCAATGTACCAACATGTGGGTGCAGATGCCTTTAAAAAAAACCTTTTCAACATTATTAGTTTTTCAGAATTCTTAGGAAACCCTCATAAGGACTTTAAGGCTGTTCATGTGGCGGGTACAAATGGAAAGGGGTCTACAAGCCATATGTTGGCTTCCATTCTTCAGGAAGCCGGCTATAAAGTGGGATTGTATACTTCCCCACATCTAACAGATTTCAGGGAACGAATCAAAATCAATGGTAAAGAAATTTCAGAAAATGAGGTAGTAACTTTTATAGATTCAAATAAAAGCTACCTAGAGAATAATAAGCTTTCTTTTTTTGAGATGACCGTGGGAATGGCATTTAGTTATTTCAGCAAGAAAAAGGTGGATATAGCTGTTATAGAAGTGGGATTGGGAGGAAGGTTGGACTCGACAAATATTATAAACCCAATACTTTCTATTATCACCAATATCGGTTTGGACCATACCGATATGTTGGGGAATACCCTTGCCGAGATCGCGGCAGAAAAAGCTGGAATTATTAAACCGAATACTCCTGTGGTAATTGGTGAATTTCAGGAAGAAACCTTTCCGGTTTTTCAAAAGATAGCCAAAAATCGTTCAGCAGAAATTGTTGTTGCTTCAAAAGAAACTATTGAACTAGAAACAGATCTAAAAGGGGATTATCAAAAAAAAAACAGTAAAACAACCTATGTTGCAGTTCAGCTTCTTCAGTCCAAAGGTTTTAAAGTTTCTTCAGATAATATAAGAAGAGGTCTAAGTTCTGTTGTTGCAAATACAGGGTTGCAGGGTAGATGGCAGCAAATTCATGAACACCCAAAAGCAATCTGCGATACGGCGCATAATAAGGAAGGTTTAAAATATGTAATATCCCAGTTAGAAAGAGAATCTTATAAGCAATTACATATGGTATTAGGTTTTGTAAGCGATAAAAAGTTAGAGGATGTTTTAGCTTTATTTCCTGTAGATGCAAATTATTATTTTTGCAAGCCAAATATTCCTAGAGGTTTAGATGAGGAGATCCTTTTTAAGCAAACCTTGCAATTTGGTTTAAAGGGAAACACATATAAAAGTGTGAAGCAAGCTTATCAAGCTGCTTTATGCAATGCCAATAAAGAAGATCTCATCTTTATTGGAGGTAGTACATTTGTGGTTGCTGCTGTTTTAAAGGCTGACTTTTTAGATATCTAA
- a CDS encoding energy transducer TonB: protein MSLLNTKHEKKSFTITVVLHVLLILILLFFGLQYLDPPPENGIAINFGTSEVGSGEKQPTEAIKSAPQKSAPHVVAQPKTQVEEVVTQESEEAPVIQKKAEKKPVIQEKKVEPKKLPPAKKPDPTPDKSTTDAMSSILNGPKSDGTATGGEGNDRAAGDKGSRDGDPNASAYYGNGSGLDGDGNYRLGGRKALNKEKIPQDCNEAGIVVVKITVNQKGQVISASPGQKGTTNSATCLTEPARKAALATKFNSDSKAPSVQTGYITYNFKLTE from the coding sequence GTGAGCCTACTTAATACGAAACACGAAAAAAAATCTTTTACCATCACGGTAGTTTTACACGTGTTGCTCATTCTTATTTTATTGTTTTTTGGATTACAATATTTGGATCCACCGCCTGAAAATGGAATAGCTATCAATTTTGGTACTTCTGAAGTTGGCTCTGGAGAAAAACAGCCTACGGAAGCTATTAAATCTGCCCCACAAAAATCTGCTCCTCATGTTGTTGCCCAACCTAAAACACAGGTGGAAGAGGTAGTTACCCAAGAATCCGAAGAAGCCCCGGTTATTCAGAAAAAAGCGGAGAAGAAACCAGTCATCCAAGAAAAAAAAGTGGAGCCTAAAAAGTTGCCACCTGCTAAGAAACCAGATCCAACGCCAGATAAATCTACCACAGATGCGATGAGCAGCATCTTGAATGGACCAAAAAGTGATGGCACTGCAACTGGTGGTGAAGGTAACGATAGAGCTGCAGGCGATAAAGGAAGCAGGGATGGCGATCCAAATGCCAGTGCCTATTATGGGAACGGCTCAGGATTAGATGGTGATGGAAATTATAGGTTAGGAGGAAGAAAAGCTTTGAACAAAGAAAAAATCCCTCAAGATTGTAACGAGGCTGGAATTGTGGTGGTTAAGATTACCGTAAATCAAAAAGGACAAGTTATAAGTGCAAGTCCAGGACAAAAAGGAACCACAAATAGTGCCACCTGTTTAACGGAACCAGCAAGAAAAGCTGCACTAGCTACAAAATTTAATAGTGATTCCAAAGCACCCTCTGTGCAAACGGGATATATTACCTACAATTTTAAATTAACCGAATAG
- a CDS encoding ExbD/TolR family protein: MNLRSRNKISADFSMSSMTDIVFLLLIFFMLTSPAITPEALDLILPKAKGKTTNKSNLSVSITKDLQVYIDNDRISNSALESTLKTRLAGVDDPTIILRAEEGVPIEKAVNVMDIANRNKYKIVLAVKPEKVNK; the protein is encoded by the coding sequence ATGAACTTAAGAAGTCGAAATAAAATAAGCGCAGATTTTAGTATGAGTTCCATGACAGATATTGTTTTTCTGTTATTGATATTTTTCATGTTGACTTCTCCGGCAATCACTCCAGAAGCTTTGGATCTTATTTTACCAAAAGCGAAGGGGAAGACCACTAATAAATCCAATCTTTCTGTAAGTATTACAAAAGATCTTCAGGTTTATATAGATAATGATAGAATTAGCAATAGTGCTTTGGAAAGCACGCTTAAAACTAGATTGGCAGGCGTAGATGATCCCACAATTATATTGAGGGCAGAAGAAGGAGTGCCCATAGAAAAAGCGGTTAATGTAATGGATATTGCCAATAGGAACAAATACAAAATTGTTCTTGCTGTAAAACCCGAAAAAGTTAATAAATAA
- a CDS encoding MotA/TolQ/ExbB proton channel family protein gives MLNFFQDPDAAQAALEVEPVVEEKTLSLFDLMLSGGLGGQIIIGILFVLLFVAVYIYFERLFAIKAATQVDPNFMLQIKDSVLNGNIESAKIRCAQNNSPVARLTEKGISRIGSPLEDINTAIENAGRLEVYKLEKNVSILATIAGAAPMIGFLGTVIGMVLAFHTLATSSGQAEMGTLAEGIYTAMTTTVAGLIVGIIAYIGYNHLVVKTDKVVHQMEATAVDFLDLLNEPA, from the coding sequence ATGTTAAACTTTTTCCAAGATCCCGACGCTGCTCAAGCAGCCTTAGAGGTTGAGCCTGTCGTAGAAGAGAAAACCCTTTCATTATTTGATTTAATGTTAAGCGGTGGTTTGGGTGGCCAGATCATTATCGGAATTTTGTTTGTGCTATTATTTGTAGCCGTGTACATTTATTTTGAGCGGTTGTTTGCAATTAAAGCTGCCACGCAGGTAGATCCCAATTTTATGCTTCAAATTAAGGATAGCGTACTAAATGGAAATATAGAATCGGCTAAAATTAGATGCGCTCAAAACAATTCTCCTGTTGCCAGACTTACCGAAAAAGGGATTTCAAGAATTGGTAGTCCATTAGAGGATATCAATACGGCTATTGAAAATGCTGGAAGATTGGAGGTCTACAAATTGGAAAAGAACGTGAGCATCCTTGCTACCATCGCCGGGGCAGCCCCAATGATCGGGTTCCTTGGAACTGTAATTGGTATGGTTTTAGCTTTTCACACCTTGGCAACAAGCAGTGGGCAAGCAGAAATGGGAACACTAGCTGAGGGTATTTATACGGCCATGACCACTACCGTAGCGGGTTTAATTGTAGGTATTATCGCATATATTGGTTATAACCATTTAGTGGTGAAGACCGATAAAGTGGTGCACCAAATGGAAGCTACAGCTGTAGATTTCCTTGACCTTTTAAACGAACCGGCTTAA
- a CDS encoding Glu/Leu/Phe/Val dehydrogenase dimerization domain-containing protein: MKDLLDLYENKEPEIVFNWKDAETEAEGWTVINSLRGGAAGGGTRMRKGLDMNEVLSLAKTMEVKFTVSGPAIGGAKSGINFDPNDPRKKGVLERWYKVVSPLLKSYYGTGGDLNVDEIHEVIPITENCGVWHPQEGVFNGHFQPTEADKINRIGQLRQGVIKVLENSTYSPDVSRKYTVADMITGYGVAEAVKHYYSIYGGDVKGKKAIVQGFGNVGSAAAYYLSQMGVKVIGIIDRVGGLINEDGFSFEEIKELFLNKDGNTLKHPNLIPFEEINDKIWDLNADIFAPCAASRLVTKDQVARLIDGGLEMISSGANVPFADKEIFFGPIMEYADEKVSVVPDFIANCGMARVFAYFMERRVQMTDEAIFNDTSMTIKNAIQNTFDNNSSKTGISSTAFEIALKQLV, from the coding sequence ATGAAAGATTTACTCGATTTATACGAAAACAAGGAGCCCGAGATTGTTTTTAACTGGAAAGATGCTGAAACCGAAGCGGAAGGATGGACTGTGATAAACTCCCTTAGAGGTGGAGCTGCCGGTGGAGGAACTAGAATGAGAAAGGGACTGGATATGAATGAGGTGCTTTCTCTTGCTAAGACCATGGAGGTAAAATTTACCGTTTCTGGACCAGCAATTGGCGGAGCGAAATCTGGTATAAATTTCGATCCCAACGATCCTCGTAAAAAAGGGGTTTTGGAAAGATGGTATAAGGTGGTTTCTCCTTTATTGAAAAGTTATTATGGAACCGGTGGGGATTTGAATGTGGATGAAATTCATGAAGTAATTCCAATAACCGAAAATTGTGGCGTTTGGCATCCGCAGGAAGGTGTTTTTAATGGGCATTTTCAGCCTACAGAAGCAGACAAGATCAATAGAATTGGACAGTTACGTCAAGGGGTGATAAAGGTTCTAGAGAATTCAACCTATTCCCCAGATGTGTCAAGAAAATATACCGTAGCCGATATGATCACCGGTTACGGGGTTGCAGAAGCTGTGAAACATTACTATTCAATTTATGGAGGGGATGTAAAAGGAAAAAAAGCGATCGTTCAAGGATTTGGGAATGTAGGATCCGCAGCGGCTTATTACTTGTCTCAAATGGGTGTTAAGGTAATAGGAATTATAGATCGTGTTGGAGGATTGATAAATGAAGACGGGTTTTCATTTGAAGAAATAAAAGAATTGTTCCTTAACAAGGATGGGAATACTTTGAAACATCCAAACTTGATCCCTTTTGAAGAGATCAACGATAAGATCTGGGATTTGAATGCTGACATATTTGCTCCTTGTGCAGCATCTAGATTGGTAACTAAAGACCAAGTGGCAAGATTAATAGATGGTGGATTGGAAATGATTTCCAGTGGGGCAAATGTGCCATTTGCAGACAAGGAAATTTTCTTTGGGCCTATTATGGAATATGCCGATGAAAAAGTAAGTGTTGTGCCAGATTTTATTGCAAATTGCGGGATGGCAAGAGTATTTGCTTATTTTATGGAGAGACGAGTGCAAATGACAGATGAAGCTATATTTAATGATACTTCAATGACGATAAAAAATGCAATTCAGAACACGTTTGATAATAATAGTTCCAAAACTGGTATTAGTAGTACTGCTTTTGAAATTGCATTAAAACAATTAGTATAG
- a CDS encoding anhydro-N-acetylmuramic acid kinase — protein sequence MKTIDYKVLGVMSGTSLDGVDLAYIHFTKDSQWHFKILKAETTRYSPEWKKKLNDGLNCTYRELEELDEEYTSYLATIISNFMDKHSTKKLDAVCSHGHTIKHEPENGFTLQIGNLPKLAALLGARVVCDFRVQDVGLGGQGAPLVPIGDQLLFAPYTYCVNLGGFANISTNKDGDRIAYDICAVNTVLNYYSEKLGKEYDDGGKIARSGKFDPDLYELLEALPFYKLNSPKSLGMEWVNSSILPILKSFEEDIPSIMNTYCQHIASEIAKNMKDDPNVEALFTGGGVFNNFLMELLQQKTTAKLSIPASEIVNFKEAVIFGFLGVLKLREEINVLSSVTGAEYDHCAGLVYEP from the coding sequence ATGAAAACAATTGACTATAAGGTATTGGGAGTGATGTCTGGAACTTCTTTGGATGGGGTGGATCTAGCATATATTCATTTTACCAAGGATTCTCAATGGCATTTTAAAATTCTGAAAGCCGAAACTACCCGATATAGCCCGGAATGGAAAAAAAAATTGAATGATGGGTTAAATTGCACTTATCGAGAATTAGAGGAGTTGGACGAAGAGTATACAAGCTATCTAGCCACGATTATTTCAAATTTTATGGATAAACATTCAACCAAAAAACTTGATGCGGTATGTAGTCATGGGCACACTATAAAACATGAGCCGGAAAATGGATTCACCTTGCAAATTGGAAATCTTCCCAAGTTGGCAGCGCTTCTGGGAGCAAGAGTGGTCTGTGATTTTCGAGTGCAGGATGTAGGTTTGGGTGGTCAAGGGGCGCCCTTAGTTCCAATAGGAGATCAACTGTTGTTTGCACCATATACTTATTGTGTAAACCTGGGCGGATTTGCCAATATCTCTACAAATAAAGATGGGGATAGAATTGCCTACGATATATGCGCTGTGAACACGGTGCTTAATTACTATTCAGAAAAACTAGGGAAAGAATATGATGATGGTGGGAAAATTGCAAGATCTGGAAAATTTGATCCTGATCTCTATGAACTACTTGAAGCGCTTCCTTTTTATAAGTTGAATTCTCCTAAATCATTGGGTATGGAATGGGTAAATAGCTCGATTTTACCCATTTTGAAGAGTTTTGAAGAAGATATCCCTTCAATAATGAATACTTATTGTCAACATATAGCTTCAGAAATAGCAAAAAACATGAAAGATGATCCCAACGTTGAAGCCCTGTTTACTGGTGGAGGTGTTTTTAATAACTTTTTAATGGAACTTCTTCAACAAAAAACAACTGCCAAGCTCTCTATTCCTGCTTCAGAAATTGTAAATTTTAAAGAAGCCGTGATCTTTGGGTTCTTGGGAGTACTAAAATTAAGAGAAGAGATAAATGTATTAAGCTCGGTAACTGGAGCAGAATATGATCATTGTGCAGGCTTGGTTTATGAGCCCTAA
- a CDS encoding acyl-CoA dehydrogenase — MDFKLTEEHIMIRDAARDFANSELLPGVIERDEKQEFPTEQIKKMGELGFLGMMASPEYGGGGMDTVSYVLAMEEISKIDASASVVMSVNNSLVCWGLDTFGSPEQKEKYLAKLTTGESIGAFCLSEPEAGSDATSQQTTAIDHGDHYILNGTKNWITNGKTADFYLVIAQTDREKKHKGINAFIVEKTWKGFEIGPKEQKLGIRGSDTHSLIFNDVKVPKENRIGEDGFGFKFAMKTLAGGRIGIAAQALGIAGGAYELALKYSKVRKAFGTEICNHQAIAFKLADMHVSIEAARMLVMKAAVDKDNKENYDLSGAMAKLYASQVAMDVAVEAVQVHGGNGYVKEYHVERMMRDAKITQIYEGTSEIQKIVISRSIINA, encoded by the coding sequence ATGGATTTTAAACTTACAGAAGAGCACATAATGATTCGTGATGCTGCGAGGGATTTTGCTAACAGCGAACTTTTACCGGGAGTAATTGAAAGAGATGAAAAACAAGAATTCCCAACCGAGCAAATCAAAAAAATGGGAGAACTCGGTTTCTTGGGAATGATGGCTTCCCCAGAATATGGTGGTGGCGGAATGGATACCGTATCTTATGTGCTGGCAATGGAAGAAATTTCCAAGATAGATGCATCAGCTTCTGTGGTAATGTCTGTAAACAATTCTTTGGTTTGTTGGGGATTGGACACTTTTGGGTCTCCAGAACAAAAGGAAAAATACCTTGCCAAATTGACCACTGGAGAGTCTATAGGCGCATTTTGTTTATCTGAGCCAGAAGCGGGCAGTGATGCCACCTCACAACAAACTACGGCAATAGATCACGGAGATCATTATATCTTAAATGGAACTAAAAATTGGATCACTAACGGAAAGACGGCAGATTTCTATTTAGTAATTGCACAAACAGATCGTGAAAAGAAACATAAAGGGATCAATGCTTTTATAGTTGAAAAAACTTGGAAAGGTTTCGAAATTGGCCCTAAAGAACAAAAATTGGGAATTAGAGGAAGTGACACCCATTCATTGATTTTTAACGACGTAAAAGTTCCGAAAGAAAATAGAATTGGAGAAGATGGCTTCGGGTTTAAATTCGCTATGAAAACACTAGCTGGAGGAAGAATTGGAATCGCTGCACAAGCCTTAGGAATTGCAGGAGGAGCTTATGAGCTTGCTTTAAAATATTCTAAAGTAAGAAAAGCATTTGGAACCGAAATTTGTAACCACCAGGCAATAGCTTTTAAATTGGCAGATATGCACGTTTCTATTGAAGCTGCAAGAATGTTGGTAATGAAAGCAGCTGTAGATAAGGATAACAAAGAGAATTACGATCTTTCTGGAGCTATGGCAAAATTATATGCGTCTCAAGTTGCTATGGATGTAGCAGTAGAAGCAGTGCAAGTTCACGGTGGAAATGGATATGTAAAGGAATATCATGTAGAACGTATGATGCGGGATGCAAAGATCACACAGATTTACGAAGGAACTTCAGAAATACAAAAAATAGTGATTTCCAGAAGTATTATCAACGCATAA